Within Nocardia fluminea, the genomic segment TGAACTTGCTGGTTCACTTTAATGTCCTCGCATACACCTCGCAACTCGGTATATAAGAATGAACCCGCGAGGCAACTTCGCGTGTGACTGCGCTATGGTTCATGGATGGCTGTAGCAACACCGCCGACCGGACAGTCGGCCTCGCGTGGACGCATCGACAAGCGGCAGGCGATCCTGGACGCGGCGTTCGTCGTCTTCGCTCGCCGCGGGTACGCGCAGGCGGGCGTACAAGAGATCGCCGAGGTCGCCGGGGTCGCCAAACCGACCATCTACAACCACCTCAACGACAAGGAAACGCTCTTCCGGCACACGCTGACTGCCGTGAGCGACGCGGTGCTCGCCGAGAATCTGGCGGTGGTCGAGCGGTTGCGCACTCCCGGTGAGGATCTACGCGCCGCCCTGGAAGATGTCGCGTACCGGCTGATCCGGTCCTGCTGTACCGAGCGGTCCCGGTCGCTGCGCTGGCTCACCTACGGTCAGGTCGCGCAGTTCCCGGATTTGATGGATGTCGTGGTGAGCCGGACCTCTGATCAGCTCGGCGACGCGCTCGCGGATCGGCTGGCGCGCTTGTCGCTGTCGGGCCACCTCCGCGCGAGCGACCCTGCCATCGCCGCCGAGCAGTTCCTCGTACTGATCACCGGCCCGATGGAGGGCCGTACCCGGCTGGGCACCCGCAAGGTCGCCACCGCCGAGATGCACGCGGTCGCCACCGCCGCGGTCGACACCTTCCTCCGCGCCTACGCGACACCGGAGACCGCGTGAGCCACCGCCCGTTCCGCTTCGGCCTCGTTACGGTTTCCCCTGCCGATCCGAAGTCGTGGACATCGACCGCGCGATGGGCCGAAGACGCCGGGATCTCCGCGTTGCTGCTGCCCGATCTACCCGCACCGGTGCCCGCGCCCCTGACAGCGCTGAGCTACGCCGCCGCGGCGACGACCACTCTCCAGGTCGGAACATGGGTACTGGCCAACGACTTCCGCAATCCGTTCGTCCTCGCTCGGGAGGCCGCGACCCTGGATTTGGTGTCAGATGGCCGCTTCCAGCTCGGTCTCGGCGCTGGTCAGACCGCCATCGGCTATGGCGAACTCGGGATCGCCGCCGAGTCCGACCGGGTTCGGTTCGAGCGCCTCGCCGAGTCGGTCGGCATCCTCAACGCGCTGTTTCGCGGTGAGCGGGTCGAGACCACCGGGGCCCACTACGCGAACACCGGAACGACGTTGGTTCCCACCCCGCCGCGCAAGGTGCCGCTGCTGCTCGCCGCGGGCGGGCGACGAGCCACCGAGCTCGCCGCCGCCGAAGCCGACACCGTCGCGTTCAGCACCTTCTCCCGCGACCAGCTCACCCGCCAGGTCGGCTGGCTCGACAGCGCGGCGGGCCCACGAAATCCTGACATCGAACGGGCGCTGCGTTTCAGCACCCCGACGAGCACCATCGGTCCACCGATGCCCGACGATGCCCCGACCCTGCTCACCGGATCGCCCGCGCGGGCAGCCGATCAGCTGCGCCGCCTTCGCGACGAGTTCGCAATCTCCTACATCGTTCTCGACGACGACGCGGCACGCGAACTCGCGCCCGTGGTGAGTCTGCTGTCAGGCACCTGAACTGCCGTCGACCAGATCGGCGCCGGGGATGGCGGCCAGCAGCTGACGGGTGTACTCGTGGGCCGGCTCGTCGAAAAGTTCTTCGGCTGTGCCGATCTCGACGATGCGGCCCTGCCGCATGACCGCGACCCGATGGGCGATCTGGCGCACCACCGCCAGGTCGTGCGAGATGAACAGGTACGCCACTCCGGTCTCGGCTTGCAGCTCGGCGAACAGGTCGAGGATCTGCGCCTGCACCGAGACATCGAGCGCCGACACCGGTTCGTCGCAGACCACCAGCTCCGGCGACAAGGCGAGCGCCCTGGCGATCGCGACCCGCTGACGCTGTCCACCGGAGAGCTCCGCGGGCCTGCGCCCCAGCGTCGACGCGGGAAGCGCGACCCGGTCGAGCAGTTCGCGCGCCCGCACCGCCCGCGAGGCGCGGTCACCGATACCGAAAACCCGCAGTGGCTCGCTGATCACGTCCTGGATCGAGAACCGGGGATCCAGCGACTCGTACGGATTCTGGTAGATCACCTGAGCGCGACGCCGTAGTGCTCGCAGTCGCGCCCCCTTGATGGCGGTGACATCGTCGTCGTCGAACACGATGCGCCCGGAGGTCGGCGAGGCCAGGCGCAGGATCATTCTCGCGGTCGTGGACTTTCCCGACCCGGACTCCCCTACCAGCGCCAGCGTCTCGCCGCGATGTAGTGCGAAGCTCACGCCGTCGACGGCGCGCACGGTCTTCGCGCGGCCGTTGGCACGCGGCAGAGGGAACTCCTTCACCAGGTTCTCGACCGCGAGCAACGGCTCGGCGCTCGGCTGGTGCGGCCGGGCCCGCACACCGGCACGTCCGGGCACGCTGCGCAGCAACTGCTGGGTGTACCGATCGCGTGGGTCGTCGAGTATCGCGCGGGTCGGCCCGGTCTCCACGATCCAGCCGCGCGACATCACCGCGATCCGCTGGGCACGATCGGCGGCGACCCCGAGATCATGGGTGACGAGAAGTACTGCGGTGCCGAGGGTTCGGGTCAGGTCGGTGAGGTGGTCGAGGATGCGTCGCTGCACGGTGACATCGAGGGCGCTGGTCGGTTCGTCGGCGATGATCAGAGCCGGGTTCGCCGCGATCGCGATCGCGATGAGTGCCCGCTGACGCATGCCACCGGAGAGTTCGTGCGGATACTGGTTTGCCCGGGTTTTCGGGTCGGGCATCCCGGCCCGCTCGAGCAGGTCCACCACGGCCTCGGGCGCCGACCGTCGGGTCGCCAGGCCGTGGATGAGCAAGACCTCCGCGACCTGGGTGCCGATGCGCTGCACCGGATTCAGCGAAACACCGGGGTCTTGGGGGATCAACCCGATCTGGGCCCCACGAATCGCCCGTAGCTCCCGGTCTCCCGCCCTGGCCAGGTCCCGGCCACCGAACTGGATCCGGCCCGCGTCGATGTGCCCTGCGGCAGGCAGCAACCCGGTGATGGCATGTGCGGTCGAGCTCTTGCCCGAACCGGATTCGCCGACCAGTGCGACGATCTCGCCCGGCGCGATGTCCAGATCGACCGCGCCCACCGCGCGCACCCGGCCGGTGCTGGTGCGGTACGAGATCGACAGGCCACGTACTTCCAGCAGATTCGCGGTCATCGCCGATTCGCCCACTCTCCATCGAGTGCCCGTGCGATCCGGTTGGTCGCGAGCACGACGAACGCCACCATCAGGCCCGACATCGTCGAGATCCACCACGCGTTGGCCAGATAATTGCGCCCGCTCGAGATGAGCGAGCCCCACTCCGGTGCCGGGGGCACCGCGCCGTAACCGAGAAAACTCAGCGACGATACCGCCAGCACGGCGGTGCCCAGATCCAACGTGGCCAGCACCATCACGGGGCCGATCGCGTTCGGCAGCACGTGCCGACCGAGCACCGTGTACCAGCGCGCACCCGAGGACCACGCGGCCTCGACGAACACAGCTTGCCGTAATCGCAGCACCTCGGCGCGCATCACCCGGGCGAAGCCGGCCACGCTGGCGACCCCCACCGCGATCGCGACCTTCACGGTGCCGTAGCCGAGCGCGGTCACCAGGGCCAGCGACAGGAACAGCGACGGAATCGACAGCAGCACATCGGCGAAGCGCATCAGCACGTCGTCTACCCAGCGGCCGACGAACCCGGCGATCAGCCCCATCGCGCCCCCGACGACAAACGCGACAGCTACCGCGATCACCGTGGCCTGCAACGACAGCGCGGTGCCGTGCACGACGCGGGTGAACAAGTCGCGGCCGAGTTCGTCGGTGCCGAACCAGTGC encodes:
- a CDS encoding ABC transporter permease: MPRFLLYRPGLVLSVVTLVLVVLAALWPTLFTSRDPLFGVASEIFAPPSGEHWFGTDELGRDLFTRVVHGTALSLQATVIAVAVAFVVGGAMGLIAGFVGRWVDDVLMRFADVLLSIPSLFLSLALVTALGYGTVKVAIAVGVASVAGFARVMRAEVLRLRQAVFVEAAWSSGARWYTVLGRHVLPNAIGPVMVLATLDLGTAVLAVSSLSFLGYGAVPPAPEWGSLISSGRNYLANAWWISTMSGLMVAFVVLATNRIARALDGEWANRR
- a CDS encoding dipeptide ABC transporter ATP-binding protein; translated protein: MTANLLEVRGLSISYRTSTGRVRAVGAVDLDIAPGEIVALVGESGSGKSSTAHAITGLLPAAGHIDAGRIQFGGRDLARAGDRELRAIRGAQIGLIPQDPGVSLNPVQRIGTQVAEVLLIHGLATRRSAPEAVVDLLERAGMPDPKTRANQYPHELSGGMRQRALIAIAIAANPALIIADEPTSALDVTVQRRILDHLTDLTRTLGTAVLLVTHDLGVAADRAQRIAVMSRGWIVETGPTRAILDDPRDRYTQQLLRSVPGRAGVRARPHQPSAEPLLAVENLVKEFPLPRANGRAKTVRAVDGVSFALHRGETLALVGESGSGKSTTARMILRLASPTSGRIVFDDDDVTAIKGARLRALRRRAQVIYQNPYESLDPRFSIQDVISEPLRVFGIGDRASRAVRARELLDRVALPASTLGRRPAELSGGQRQRVAIARALALSPELVVCDEPVSALDVSVQAQILDLFAELQAETGVAYLFISHDLAVVRQIAHRVAVMRQGRIVEIGTAEELFDEPAHEYTRQLLAAIPGADLVDGSSGA
- a CDS encoding LLM class flavin-dependent oxidoreductase, which codes for MSHRPFRFGLVTVSPADPKSWTSTARWAEDAGISALLLPDLPAPVPAPLTALSYAAAATTTLQVGTWVLANDFRNPFVLAREAATLDLVSDGRFQLGLGAGQTAIGYGELGIAAESDRVRFERLAESVGILNALFRGERVETTGAHYANTGTTLVPTPPRKVPLLLAAGGRRATELAAAEADTVAFSTFSRDQLTRQVGWLDSAAGPRNPDIERALRFSTPTSTIGPPMPDDAPTLLTGSPARAADQLRRLRDEFAISYIVLDDDAARELAPVVSLLSGT
- a CDS encoding TetR/AcrR family transcriptional regulator; this encodes MAVATPPTGQSASRGRIDKRQAILDAAFVVFARRGYAQAGVQEIAEVAGVAKPTIYNHLNDKETLFRHTLTAVSDAVLAENLAVVERLRTPGEDLRAALEDVAYRLIRSCCTERSRSLRWLTYGQVAQFPDLMDVVVSRTSDQLGDALADRLARLSLSGHLRASDPAIAAEQFLVLITGPMEGRTRLGTRKVATAEMHAVATAAVDTFLRAYATPETA